CCCGGGCCCTGGGGCTGAGCGTGCGCACCGTGGAGGCGCACCGCCAAAGCATCAAGCGCCGCCTGTCCATCGACAGCCTGGCCGAGCTGATCCGCTACGCGGTCGAACATACCGGATCGCAAGGGCGGCATGAGGCTTGATACGTGAATTTACGTACGTAGTCGCGCGTAAGTCTTTCGCGTAGTCCGACGGATGCGGGCATGCGGTTTGCACGGAAAACTGTAAGCATTCATTCCAAGGAGACATTTCCATGCACAGCATCCGCCGCCACCTGGTGTGGCTGGTCGTGGCCGTGGTCGGCGCTTTCGCGCTCGGAACCGTGGCCCTCAGTCGAGGCGAAAGCATCAATGCGCTGTGGATCGTGACGGCGGCCATCTGCGTCTACCTGATCGCCTACCGCTACTACAGCCTCTTCATCGCCAACAAGGTGCTCGGCCTGGACGGCACCCGCAAAACCCCGGCGCACCGGCACAACGACGGCCTGGACTACGTGCCGACCGACAAGAATGTGCTGTTCGGCCACCACTTTGCGGCCATCGCCGGCGCCGGCCCGCTGGTCGGCCCGGTGCTGGCGGCGCAGATGGGCTACCTGCCCGGGCTGCTGTGGGTGCTGGCCGGCGTGGTGTTCGCCGGCGCGGTGCAGGACTTCATCATCCTCTTCATCTCGACGCGGCGCGACGGGCGTTCGCTGGGCGACCTGGTCAAGCAGGAGATGGGCGTGGTGCCCGGCATGATCGCCCTGTTCGGCACCTTCATGATCATGATCATCATCCTGGCGGTGCTGGCGCTGATCGTGGTGAAGGCCCTGGCCGAGTCGCCGTGGGGCACCTTTACCGTGGCGGCCACGGTGCCGGTGGCCGTGTTCATGGGCGTGTACCTGCGCTACATCCGCCCAGGACGCATCGGCGAAATCTCTGCCATCGGCTTCGTGCTGCTGATGCTGGCCATCTTCGGCGGCCAGGCCGTGAGCCAGAGCCCCGAATGGGCGCCGCTCTTCACGTTTGACGGCAAGCAACTCACCTGGCTGCTGGTGGGCTACGGCTTCGTGGCCGCCAGCCTGCCGGTGTGGCTGCTGCTGGCTCCGCGCGACTACCTCTCGACCTTCTTGAAGATCGGCACCATCGTGGCGCTGGCCATCGGCATCGTGTTCGTCATGCCCACGCTGCAGATGCCGGCGCTCACAAAGTTCGTGCACGGCAATGGCCCGGTGTGGTCGGGCAACCTGTTCCCGTTTTTGTTCATCACCATCGCCTGTGGTGCGGTGTCGGGCTTCCATGCGCTCATCTCTTCGGGCACCACGCCGAAGATGCTGGACAACGAACGCGACGCGCGTTTCATCGGTTACGGCGGCATGCTGGCCGAATCCTTCGTGGCGGTGATGGCGCTGGTGGCCGCGTCGTGCATCGAACCCGGGGTGTACTTCGCCATGAACAGCCCGGCCGCGCTGGTGGGCACCACGCCTGAGGCCGTGGCCCAGGTCATCTCAAGCTGGGGCTTTGCCGTCACGCCCGACATGCTGCTGCAGACCGCCAAGGACGTGGGTGAAAGCACCATCCTTGGCCGCGCCGGCGGCGCGCCCACCTTGGCCGTGGGCATGGCCCACATCCTGCACCAGGCCATCGGCGGCCAGGCCATGATGGCTTTCTGGTACCACTTCGCCATCCTGTTCGAGGCGCTGTTCATCCTCACGGCCGTGGATGCGGGCACGCGCGCTGGCCGCTTCATGCTGCAGGATTTGATGGGCAGCTTCGTGCCCGCGCTCAAGCGCACCGATTCGCTGCCGGCCAACCTGATTGCCACCGCGCTCACCGTGGCGGCCTGGGGCTACTTCCTGTACCAGGGCGTGGTGGATCCGCTCGGCGGCATCAACACCTTGTGGCCGCTGTTCGGTATCTCCAACCAGATGCTGGCCGCCGTAGCGCTGATGCTGGGCGTGGTGGTGCTGTTCCGCATGAAGCGCGAGCGCTACGCCTGGGTGGCGGCCGCCCCGGCCGTCTGGCTGCTGGCCTGCACGCTGACGGCCGGCTGGCAAAAAATCTTCTCTGCCGACCCGAAAGTGGGCTTTCTGGCGCACGCCGCCAAGTACACCGACGGCATCGCCAACGGCGTGCTGGTCGCACCCGCCAAGACGCCTGAGGCCATGGCGCGCATCGTCTTCAACGACCGCCTGGACGCTGGCCTGTGCGCGCTGTTCATCTTCGTGGTGCTGAGCGTGCTGGCCTACAGCATCAAGGCCTGCCTGGCTGCGCGCGCGGCCAACCGGCCCACGGTGCACGAAACCCCGTACGAGCCGCTGGTGGCGGGCTGATGCTGCCCACCACGCTGCCTGAGGCCGGGCGCTACCTGGCGCGCTCGGCCCGCAAGGCTGGTCAGACGCTGCGGCTGATGGTGGGCCTGCCCGACTACGACACCTACCTCACCCACATGGCCGCCACCCACCCCGACCGTGCGCCCATGAGCTACGAGGAGTTCTACCGCGAGCGCCTGCAGGCGCGCTACGGCGCAGGCGGGGGCCGCTGCTGCTGAGCGGGGCTTCTAAAATGGGCGGTTATCCCGAATCCAGCTGAAAGCCCCCCATGAGCCTGCAATGCGGCATCGTGGGCCTGCCCAACGTGGGCAAGTCCACCCTCTTCAACGCCCTTACCAAAGCCGGTATCGCGGCGGAGAACTACCCCTTCTGCACCATCGACCCCAACACGGGCGTCGTGGAAGTGCCCGACCCGCGCCTGCAGCAGTTGGCCGAGGTGGTCAAGCCAGAGCGCATCCTGCCGGCCATCGTTGAGTTCGTGGACATCGCCGGTCTGGTGGCCGGTGCCAGCAAGGGCGAGGGCCTGGGCAACCAGTTCCTGGCGCACATTCGCGAGACCGACGCCATCGTCAACGTGGTGCGCTGCTTTGAAGACCCGAACGTCATCCACGTGGCGGGCAAGGTGGACCCGATTGCCGACATCGAGGTGATCCAGACCGAGCTGTGCCTGGCCGACCTCAGCACGGTCGAAAAGGCCGTGCAGCGCTACACCAAGGCCAGCAAGAGCGGCAACGACAAGGAAGCCGTGGCCATGCTCAAGCTGCTGGGCCCGGTGCAGGCAGCGCTGAACGAAGCGCGCCCCGTGCGCACGCTGGACCTGAGCAAGGAAGACCGCGCGCTGCTCAAGCAGTTGTTCCTCATCACCGCCAAGCCGGCGATGTTTGTGGGCAACGTCAGCGAAGACGGCTTCGACAACAACCCGCTGCTGGACCGCCTGAAGGACTACGCCGCCAGCCAGAAGGCGCCGGTGGTGGCCATCTGCGCCAAGATGGAAGCGGACATGGCCGAGATGAACGACGAAGACAAGGCCATCTTCCTGGAGGAAATGGGCCAGTCCGAGCCAGGTCTGAATCGCCTGATCCGCGCCGCCTTCAGCCTGCTGGGCCTGCAGACGTACTTCACGGCCGGCGTGAAGGAAGTGCGCGCCTGGACGATCCACGTGGGCGACACCGCACCGCAAGCCGCGGGCGTGATCCACGGTGACTTCGAGCGCGGTTTTATCCGCGCGCAGACCATCGCCTTTGAAGACTTCGTGCAATTCAAGGGCGAGCAGGGCGCCAAAGACGCCGGCAAGATGCGCAGCGAAGGCAAGGAATACGTCGTCAAGGACGGCGACGTGATGAACTTCCTGTTCAACGTCTGAGCCAGCGTTTTTCTTTTAGCGCGCACGCATCCTTGGCCCGAATAGGCGCCCGAATCCGCTCCAGCGCTTACCCCGCGCGGCGGAAGGTGAAGTTGATGCGCGCCGCACCCGTCAGCGGGTGCGTGCCGTCTGGCACCGGCGCCACGCCGTGAAAGCGAAGCCGGTCGGCGCCACCCCACACCACCACGTCCCCGTGAAACAGCGGCACGCGCTGCGGCCGGTCGGCCCGCTGCAGGCCGCCCCATAGAAACACGGCGGGCAGGCCCAGCGAGACGGAAACGATGGGCTGGCCAAAGTCGCGCTCGTCCCTGTCCTGGTGCAGCGACAGGCGGGTGCCGGGGGTGTAGCGGTTGATCAGGCAGGCGTCGGGTGCAAAGCCGTCAAACCCCGCCTGGGCGGCGGCCGATTGCGCCAGCGGCAGAAAGGGCGCGGGCAGGGCGGGCCAGGGCTGGCCGGTGGCCGGGTCTTGTGCGCTGTAGCGGTAGCCGCGCGCGTCGCTTACCCAGCCCAGCGCGCCGCAGTTGGTCAGTGCAAGCTGCATCGCCCGGCCGCCGGGCGTCGCCATGTGGCGAAAGCCGGCTTGCGCCACCACCGCCTGCAGCGCGGGCCAGACGGCGGGCAGATGCGACAGCGCGGCGCCGCGCAGCACCACGGCCCGGGCACCCAGGTGGGTGACGGCGCCAGCGGGGGCTGGGCCAGCGCCGTCGTCATCGAACAGCGGCAAGGTCATCGGGCGGTTGGCAGGGAAAATATCAAACAAAACGGCCTCTGGCGCTGGTGGGGCGTGCGCCAGCAGCTATCAATAATATAGTTTCGGCATGGTGGCGGCGCCGTGCGCCCGTACGCCCCCTGCGGTGATCCGCATCGCTGCGCCAGCTTTTCTAGCCATTCGGCCAAACATACAGCAGCGCCACCGTCATCACCACGTAGCGCGCGAACTTGCCCGCCGCCATGTAGGCGGCGCAGGGCGCAAGGGGCATCTTGAGCCAGCCAGCCACGGCGCACAGCGGGTCGCCTACGACGGGCAGGAAGGCGAAGAAGCACGCGCGCGGGCCCAGCCTTTCCAGCCAGCGCAGCGCGCGCAGGTGCGTGGGCGAGTCGCGGTAGCGGTCTACCGCCTTGTGCGCGCCCAGGCCCATCCACCAGCTCACCATGCCGCCCAGCGTGTTGCCCACCGTGGCCACCAGGATGGCGGGCCAGAACAGGTGCGGGTTCAGCTTGATGAGGCCGAACACGGCCGGCTCCGACCCCAGCGGCAGCAGGGTGGCCGAGATGAACGCCACCACAAAAATGGTGGACAGGCCGTATTCCGGCAGCGCCAGCGACTGCAGCAATTGGTTGAGCCAGACTTCCATAGCCAGGTGAGTGTAGGCAGTTGGCGCCCCACATGGCGCCGCAGCTGATGGGTGAATGCGGCGGCCCGCGTGCCGTCGTGTCGATTCGCCCCTCGGTTTCAGTTGCTGAAAAATTGAGCAGCTAAAATTCGCCCCCTGACCGCGCTGGCCGTCTTACCGCGAAACCACCGTTTCGCTGGCTGCACGCCTGGCGCCGAGGCCCTTCCCATGCACATCGGTCCTTACCGTCTCCCCAACGCTTTGTTCGTTGCCCCCATGGCGGGGGTGACCGACCGGCCTTTTCGCCAGCTGTGCCGCCGCTTTGGCGCGGGCTACGCGGTCAGCGAAATGGTGACGTCGCGCAAGGACCTGTGGCACACGCTCAAGACCAGCCGCCGCGCCGACCACGCGGGCGAGCCCGGGCCGATTGCGGTGCAGATCGCGGGCACCGACGCGGCCATGATGGCCGAGGCCGCGGCCTACAACGTCGACCGCGGCGCGCAGATCATCGACATCAACATGGGTTGCCCCGCCAAGAAGGTGTGCAACAAATGGGCCGGCAGCGCGCTGATGCAGGACGAGCGCTTGGCGCTGCAAATCATTGAGGCGGTGGTCGCCGCCTGCGCGCCGCGCGGCGTGCCCGTCACGCTGAAGATGCGCACCGGCTGGTGCGCCCAGGTGAAAAACGCGCCCACGCTGGCGCGCGCCGCCGAAAGCGCGGGCGTGCAAATGGTCACCGTGCACGGGCGCACGCGCGAGCAGGGTTACAAAGGCCAGGCCGAGCACGACACCGTGGCCGCCATCAAGGCGGCGCTGCGCGTTCCGGTGGTGGCCAACGGCGACATCGATTCGCCCGAGGCCGCGCAGGCCGTGCTGCGCGCGACGGGCGCCGACGCGGTGATGATCGGCCGCGCCGCGCAGGGGCGCCCCTGGCTGTTCCGCGAAATCGCGCACTTCATGGCCACGGGCGAGCGCCTGGCGCCGCCGCTGGTGCTGGAAGTGCGGCGCGCGCTGCTGGACCATCTGCACGATCACTACAGCCTGTATGGCGACTACACCGGTGTGCGTTCGGCGCGCAAGCACATCGGCTGGTACGTGCGCAGCCTGCCGGGGGGCGAGGCGCTGCGCGAGCGCATCAATGCGCTGGAGGCGGCCGAATTGCAGTGGCAAGCGGTGGCCGATTACTTTGAGGAAATGGCTGCACGCCACGAACGCTTGCCCCTGGGCGAGCCCGCGTCGCAGCCCGCGGGGGAGCTGGAGGCCCGCTAGAAGCATGAGCAACAACCCGATTGAAATCTGCGTGCGCGAAAGCCTGGAGGCGTACTTTCGCGACCTGCACGGCACCGAACCCGGTGGCCTGTACGACATGGTCACGCGCGTGGTCGAAAAGCCGCTGCTGGACGTGGTGATGCAGCACGCCGGGCAAAACCAGTCGCGCGCGGCGGAGTGGCTGGGCATGAACCGCAACACGCTGCGCAAGAAGCTGGTCGAACATAAGCTGATATGACCGCCCCCCTGAGCGGCTGCGCCGCTTCCCCCCGCACTCTTCGCGCTGCGCGCTTCGGGCGGGGGGACAACACCAGTTCCCGGCGCGAGATGAGGGAACGGCGTTCGCAGGCCTGGTCGGCTCCCGGCCACATGACCGGGGTGTGTGGGGGGCGGCTGGGCTTTCGCTGGTGATGTCGGCCAGCGAGGTGCGGGCAGCTGGGCTTTCGCGCGGCGTGGGGCGGATTCAGCCTTGCCGTTCGCCGAGTCGGCATGGCGCTTTGCGGGGTTCGCACGATGGCCCATTTTGCTTTTAATTTGATAGCTGCTCGCGCTTTCTGCACCTGCGCTGGCGGCCCATTTGATTATTTTTTTGGATCTGACCTATGAACGCGCTGATTTCTGTTTCAGACAAGACCGGCATTGCCGAATTCGCCGCCGCGCTGTCGGCGCTGGGTTTCAAGCTGCTGTCTACCGGTGGCACGGCCAAGCTGCTGGAAGACGCGGGCCTGCCGGTGACCGAGGTGGCCGAGGTGACGCAGTTCCCCGAGATGCTGGACGGCCGCGTGAAAACGCTGCACCCCAAGGTGCATGGCGGGCTGCTGGCGCGGCGCGACGTGCCCGAGCACATGGCGGCGTTGCAGCAGCACGGCATCGACACCATCGACCTGCTGGTCGTCAACCTGTACCCGTTCGAGGCGACGGTGGCCAAGGCCGGCTGTACGCTGGCCGACGCGATCGAGAACATCGACATTGGCGGGCCGGCCATGGTGCGCAGCGCCGCCAAGAACTGGAAAGACGTGGCCGTGCTGACCGACGCCAGCCAGTACGAAGCGGTGCTGGCCGAGCTGAAAGCCAGCGGCGGCCGCCTGTCGGACAAAACGCGCTTTGGCCTGGCGGTGGCCGCGTTCAACCGCATCAGCAACTACGACGCGGCCATCAGCGACTACCTTTCTGCTATCGATTTCGAAGCTGCTGGCGCTGATGGGGTGCCGGCCAGAAGCGAATTTCCTGCCCAAAGCAACGGCCGCTTTATCAAGCTGCAGGATCTGCGCTACGGCGAAAACCCGCACCAGCAGGCCGCCTTCTACCGCGACCTGTACCCCGCGCCGGGCTCGCTGGTCACCGCGGTGCAGCTGCAGGGCAAGGAGCTGAGCTACAACAACATCGCCGACGGCGACGCGGCGTGGGAATGCGTCAAGCAGTTCAGCGTGCCGGCCTGCGTCATCGTGAAGCACGCCAACCCCTGCGGCGTGGCGGTGGCGCCTAACGCGCTGGCGGCCTACCGGAAGGCTTTCCAGACCGACCCGACCAGCGCCTTCGGCGGCATCATCGCCTTCAACGTGCCGGTGGACGGCGCGGCGGCCGAGGCGGTGGCCAAGCAGTTTGTCGAGGTGCTGATGGCGCCCGCCTTCACGCCCGAAGCGCGCGCCGTGTTCGCCGCCAAGGCCAACGTGCGGCTGCTGCAGATTTCACTGGACGACGTGCAGCGCGACGGCGCGACGCCCTGGGCGCGCGGCCAGAACGCGATGGATGTCAAGCGCGTGGGCTCGGGCCTGCTGATCCAGACCGCCGACTTCCATGTGCTGACGGCCGACGCGCTGGAGGTGGTCACCCAGCTGAAACCCACGCCGCAGCAGATCGAAGACCTGCTGTTCGCCTGGAAGGTGGCGCAGTTCGTGAAGAGCAACGCCATCGTCTTCTGCAAGGACGGCATGACCATGGGCGTGGGCGCCGGGCAGATGAGCCGCCTGGATTCGGCGCGCATCGCCAGCATCAAGGCGCAGCACGCGGGCCTGTCGCTGCAAGGCACGGCCGTGGCCAGCGACGCGTTCTTCCCCTTCCGCGACGGCCTGGACGTGGTGATCGACCACGGCGCCAGCTGCGTCATTCAGCCGGGCGGGTCGATGCGCGACCAAGAGGTGATCGACGCCGCCAACGAACGCGGCGTGGCCATGGTGTTCACGCGGGTGCGGCACTTCAGGCATTGAGGCGCACCCCGGCGGCGAAGGCCGCCGGCCATAAAAAAGAGCGGCAGGGCCGCTCTTTTTTATGGGGTTGGTGTGTGAGCGCCGGACCTGCAGCCGGTGCGATTCAATTGCAGCGCGCGGGGTACAGCGAGCAATTCACGCCCTGGTGGTTGAAGCGGTCGGTGCTGCGCGTCTCGTCCACCGGCTTGGCGCTGGAATCCTTGGTCACCAGGGTACTCAGGTCTACCTCGCGGGTCGTCGACACGGCCGCGCCGTCTTTCTTGGCCGCCGCAGCGCGCTGGCGGGCGCGGCGTTCGGTAGCGGCGGGTGCCGCAGCGGCCGGGGCGGTGACCACGGGTGCAGCGACGGCCGTGGCGGGCGCGGCTTGTGGCGCTGGCGCGGCGGGCGGCATGACCTGCGTGGCGACCGGCACGGGCGCGGCGGCCTCGGCGGCGCCGGTGGCGCTCTGGGCCGATGCGGTGGCGGAAGCGGCCATCAGTGCGGCCATCAATAGGAAAGCTTGGGTTCTCATTCGGTTACCTTCAGGCGAATCAGCCGCAGCATACCCAATCGCGCGGGCGCAGTGCGCAAACTGGCGGCCGGCGCGCATCCGACCGTAGACAAATTCACACACCTGCGTGCCCACCGGGCGGTTCCGCGCAAGACGCTCGGTCGACGGGTTATTTCAAGGAAAATCGGCCACTGGCGCCCGTCCCTACTGCGCTGAAAGCTCTCATTTTGGAAGCAGACTGAATGCCTCTTTGGCGGCTGCCACGGTGGTGTCGATGTCTGCGTCGCTGTGCGCACCGCTGACAAAACCGGCCTCGTACAGCGCGGGCGCAATGTAGACGCCCCGGTCCAGCAGCGCGTGAAACAGCTGGTTGAAGCGCTCACCGTCCGTCTTCATCACCTGCGTGTAGTTCTGCGGCAGCTGCGGCAGCAGGAAGAAGCCGAACATGCCGCCCTGGCAATCGGCCGAGAAGGGCACGCCTTCGGCCGCAGCGGCAGCGCTCAGGCCGTCGACCAGGCGGCGCGTTTTGGCGGTGAGCGATTCAAAGAAGCCCGGCCGCTTGATTTCGCGCAGCGTGGCCAGGCCGCAGGCGGTGGCCACCGGGTTGCCCGACAGCGTGCCGGCCTGGTACACCGGGCCCAGCGGGGCCAGTTGCTCCATCACGGCGCGCTTGCCGCCAAAGGCCGCCAGCGGCATGCCGCCACCGATCACCTTGCCCATGACGGTGATGTCGGGCTCGAAGCCCGGAATCGCCTGCGCATACACGCTTTGCGCGCTGCCCAGCGCCACGCGGCAGCCGGTCATCACCTCGTCGTAGATCAGCAGCGCGCCGTGCTGGGTGCACAGCTCGCGGCAGCGGCGGGTGAAATCGACCGTGGCGCGCACGAAGTTCATGTTGCCGGCGATCGGCTCCATGATCAGCCCGGCCACGTCGGCGCCGTGCTCGGCAAAGGCCTGCTCCAGCTGGTCGATGTTGTTGTATTCCAGCACCAGCGTGTGCTGCACCACCTCGGGCGGCACGCCCGCGCTGGTGGGGTGGCCGAAGGTGGCCAGGCCCGAGCCGGCCTTCACCAGCAGCGCGTCGGCATGGCCGTGGTAGCAGCCCTCGAACTTGATGATTTTGGCGCGCCCGGTGGCGCCGCGCGCCAGGCGGATGGCGCTCATGCCCGCCTCCGTGCCTGAGCTGACCAGCCGCACCATTTCCATCGACGGCACCAGCGACAGGATTTCCTCGGCCAGTTCGATTTCTCGCTCGGTCGGCGCGCCGAAGGAAAAGCCTTGCTCGGCGGCCTTGGTCACGGCCTCCAGCACGGCGGGGTGGCCATGGCCCAGGATCATCGGGCCCCAGGAGCCGATGTAGTCGATGTAGCGCTGGTCGTTGGCGTCCCAGAAGTAGGCGCCGCGGGCGCGTTCCACGAAACGGGGCGTGCCGCCCACGGCACGAAAGGCGCGCACGGGCGAATTCACGCCGCCGGGAATCACCCGGCGGGCGCGCGCCATCAGGGCGTCGTTCAAATCAGTGTTGGATGTCATTGGAAGGACTGGGGATGTGAATGGGGTGCGGGCCGTCACCGTGCGCGTCGCCATCGGCAGCGCCGGGCGCGGGCTCGTCGTCGGTCTCGGCCCAGAAGAGGCGGTCGGCCACGGCGCGGCCCATGCCGGGGTGAAAGCCGTGGTCCAGCGCCTGGTCAAGGTATTGCAGCGCCTCGGCAGCGGCGTGGGTCAGTTCACTGCCGTTGGCCAGCAGGGCCGCCAGGGCGGCGGACAGGATGTCGCCCGCGCCCATGAAGCCGGCTTCGATGCGCTCATACGCGTGGCTGAACAGCTCGGCCTCGGGTGAGGCCAGCACGTTGCCGACGCGGTCGCCGTCCAGCGCCAACCCGGTCACCAGGACGTAGGACACACCCAGGGCGGACGCGGCGCGGGCCAGATCGGTGGGGCGTGCGCGCCGGTCGGTGGCGGATTCGGGCAGCAGCCAGTGCCGCAGCGTGGTGTTGTTGCCCACCAGCACGGCCGTCTGCGGTAGCAACAGGTCGCGCAGCGCGTCCAAGTAGGCTTCGATCTCGGGTTGTTCCCACCAGGAGAGGTCGGGCAGAAAGGTGACGACGGGCGCTTCGGCATAGTCGGCAGTGAAGGCCGCCACCGTCGCGACGGCCTCGGCACTGCCCAGAAAGCCCACCTTGATCGTCTGCACCGGAATGTCTTCGGCGACCATGCGGGCTTGCTCTTCCACCGCGGCGGCAGGCAAGGCGGCCCAGCCGGCTGTCTCGCGCGTATCGCGCAGGTACACGCCGGTGGTGACGGGCAGGGCGTGCGCGCCAATGGAGGCGACGACGAGCGCATCGCCGCTCACGCCGCCCGCACCGACGGGATCGCAGGCGTTGAAAACGAGCACGCACGCAAGCGTGTCTTCCCCAGGGGTGGGGGCAGACGTGTCGCAATCTTGCGACGGTTCGGTGGGTGGAAAGGGGGCGTCAGGCTGCATCAGACGCTATTTGATTCACTAGGTGCGACAAAGTGCCAAGCGCTGCCAAGCGCGCTGGATACAATCAATTGCATTCTAAGGACATGGAACCTAAGCTGTAATGAATTCAAGGACTTGGATGTGTCTGATCTGCGGTTGGCTCTACGACGAAAGTGCTGGAGCGCCCGATCATGGTATCGCGCCAGGTACGCCTTGGGAGCAGGTGCCCATGAACTGGACTTGCCCTGAGTGTGGAGCAAGAAAAGAAGACTTCGAGATGGTGCAGATCTGACCGAGCGCGTCGGATCTGTCTTTTATATGTGCTTCAGGGCGTTGTTCAGTAAGCCCTGAGCAGAAAGTCGTGAGGGTTCAATGGCTCAAAAGCGCGTGCTCGTCATCGATGACAGCAACACCATTCGCCGCAGTGCAGAGATTTTTCTGAAGCAGGGCGGCCACGAGGTCATGCTCGCCGAAGACGGCTTCGATGCCCTGGCCAAGGTCAACGATGCGCAGCCGGATCTGATCTTCTGCGACATCCTGATGCCTCGTCTGGACGGTTACCAGACTTGTGCCATCATCAAACGAAACGAAAAGTTCTCATCCACGCCGATCGTCATGCTGTCCTCGAAGGACGGGGTGTTCGACAAGGCGCGCGGGCGCATGGTGGGTTCGCAGGATTACCTGACCAAGCCCTTCACGAAAGATCAGCTGCTGCAAGCGGTTGAACAATTTGGCTCGAGCAGCTGAGGAGATTGAAGATGCCCATTCGCAGTGTCCTCATCGTGGACGATTCGAAGACCGAGATCATGTTCCTGACCGACATGCTCAAGAAGGCGGGCTTCAGCGTGAGTTCGGCCGAGAACGCCGACGATGCGCACAAGCGGCTCGAGGCCTCCAAACCGGACCTGATCCTGATGGACGTGGTCATGCCGGGGCAAAACGGTTTTCAGCTGACGCGCGCGATCAACCGCGATCCGCGCTACGCCGACGTGCCCATCATCATGTGTACCAGCAAGAACCAGGAAACCGACCGCGTCTGGGGCATGCGCCAGGGCGCGCGCGACTACATCACCAAGCCGGTCGATCAAGCCGAACTGATGGCCAAGATCAAGGCGCTGGGCTGATCCGATATGTCGAGCAAGCAGGCACTTCGCGAGTTTCAGAGTCGACTGACCGAGCGGCTGCAGTCCGCGCGCACCTCAGGCGTTGCCGCATCCTGGCTGGCGGTGGAGGCGCGCGGCAGGCGGCTGCTGTTCCCGCTGAGCCACGCCGGCGAGATTTTCCCCTGGACCGATGTCCAATCCGTTCCTTACACGCACGACTGGTTCCTGGGTGTCGCCAACCTGCGCGGCGGCCTGCACAGCATCGTGGATCTGGCGGCTTTCGTGGAAAGCCGTGGGCCCATTCGGCGCACTGAGCTCGAACTGGGTCAATCGCGACTCATTGCCCTCAACCCGATGCTTGAGACCAGCTGCGCGTTGCTGGTGGATGGCTTGCA
This genomic interval from Ottowia oryzae contains the following:
- a CDS encoding carbon starvation CstA family protein, giving the protein MHSIRRHLVWLVVAVVGAFALGTVALSRGESINALWIVTAAICVYLIAYRYYSLFIANKVLGLDGTRKTPAHRHNDGLDYVPTDKNVLFGHHFAAIAGAGPLVGPVLAAQMGYLPGLLWVLAGVVFAGAVQDFIILFISTRRDGRSLGDLVKQEMGVVPGMIALFGTFMIMIIILAVLALIVVKALAESPWGTFTVAATVPVAVFMGVYLRYIRPGRIGEISAIGFVLLMLAIFGGQAVSQSPEWAPLFTFDGKQLTWLLVGYGFVAASLPVWLLLAPRDYLSTFLKIGTIVALAIGIVFVMPTLQMPALTKFVHGNGPVWSGNLFPFLFITIACGAVSGFHALISSGTTPKMLDNERDARFIGYGGMLAESFVAVMALVAASCIEPGVYFAMNSPAALVGTTPEAVAQVISSWGFAVTPDMLLQTAKDVGESTILGRAGGAPTLAVGMAHILHQAIGGQAMMAFWYHFAILFEALFILTAVDAGTRAGRFMLQDLMGSFVPALKRTDSLPANLIATALTVAAWGYFLYQGVVDPLGGINTLWPLFGISNQMLAAVALMLGVVVLFRMKRERYAWVAAAPAVWLLACTLTAGWQKIFSADPKVGFLAHAAKYTDGIANGVLVAPAKTPEAMARIVFNDRLDAGLCALFIFVVLSVLAYSIKACLAARAANRPTVHETPYEPLVAG
- a CDS encoding YbdD/YjiX family protein → MLPTTLPEAGRYLARSARKAGQTLRLMVGLPDYDTYLTHMAATHPDRAPMSYEEFYRERLQARYGAGGGRCC
- the ychF gene encoding redox-regulated ATPase YchF, whose amino-acid sequence is MSLQCGIVGLPNVGKSTLFNALTKAGIAAENYPFCTIDPNTGVVEVPDPRLQQLAEVVKPERILPAIVEFVDIAGLVAGASKGEGLGNQFLAHIRETDAIVNVVRCFEDPNVIHVAGKVDPIADIEVIQTELCLADLSTVEKAVQRYTKASKSGNDKEAVAMLKLLGPVQAALNEARPVRTLDLSKEDRALLKQLFLITAKPAMFVGNVSEDGFDNNPLLDRLKDYAASQKAPVVAICAKMEADMAEMNDEDKAIFLEEMGQSEPGLNRLIRAAFSLLGLQTYFTAGVKEVRAWTIHVGDTAPQAAGVIHGDFERGFIRAQTIAFEDFVQFKGEQGAKDAGKMRSEGKEYVVKDGDVMNFLFNV
- the alkB gene encoding DNA oxidative demethylase AlkB, giving the protein MTLPLFDDDGAGPAPAGAVTHLGARAVVLRGAALSHLPAVWPALQAVVAQAGFRHMATPGGRAMQLALTNCGALGWVSDARGYRYSAQDPATGQPWPALPAPFLPLAQSAAAQAGFDGFAPDACLINRYTPGTRLSLHQDRDERDFGQPIVSVSLGLPAVFLWGGLQRADRPQRVPLFHGDVVVWGGADRLRFHGVAPVPDGTHPLTGAARINFTFRRAG
- a CDS encoding YqaA family protein, which gives rise to MEVWLNQLLQSLALPEYGLSTIFVVAFISATLLPLGSEPAVFGLIKLNPHLFWPAILVATVGNTLGGMVSWWMGLGAHKAVDRYRDSPTHLRALRWLERLGPRACFFAFLPVVGDPLCAVAGWLKMPLAPCAAYMAAGKFARYVVMTVALLYVWPNG
- the dusB gene encoding tRNA dihydrouridine synthase DusB, yielding MHIGPYRLPNALFVAPMAGVTDRPFRQLCRRFGAGYAVSEMVTSRKDLWHTLKTSRRADHAGEPGPIAVQIAGTDAAMMAEAAAYNVDRGAQIIDINMGCPAKKVCNKWAGSALMQDERLALQIIEAVVAACAPRGVPVTLKMRTGWCAQVKNAPTLARAAESAGVQMVTVHGRTREQGYKGQAEHDTVAAIKAALRVPVVANGDIDSPEAAQAVLRATGADAVMIGRAAQGRPWLFREIAHFMATGERLAPPLVLEVRRALLDHLHDHYSLYGDYTGVRSARKHIGWYVRSLPGGEALRERINALEAAELQWQAVADYFEEMAARHERLPLGEPASQPAGELEAR
- a CDS encoding Fis family transcriptional regulator, giving the protein MSNNPIEICVRESLEAYFRDLHGTEPGGLYDMVTRVVEKPLLDVVMQHAGQNQSRAAEWLGMNRNTLRKKLVEHKLI
- the purH gene encoding bifunctional phosphoribosylaminoimidazolecarboxamide formyltransferase/IMP cyclohydrolase; this encodes MNALISVSDKTGIAEFAAALSALGFKLLSTGGTAKLLEDAGLPVTEVAEVTQFPEMLDGRVKTLHPKVHGGLLARRDVPEHMAALQQHGIDTIDLLVVNLYPFEATVAKAGCTLADAIENIDIGGPAMVRSAAKNWKDVAVLTDASQYEAVLAELKASGGRLSDKTRFGLAVAAFNRISNYDAAISDYLSAIDFEAAGADGVPARSEFPAQSNGRFIKLQDLRYGENPHQQAAFYRDLYPAPGSLVTAVQLQGKELSYNNIADGDAAWECVKQFSVPACVIVKHANPCGVAVAPNALAAYRKAFQTDPTSAFGGIIAFNVPVDGAAAEAVAKQFVEVLMAPAFTPEARAVFAAKANVRLLQISLDDVQRDGATPWARGQNAMDVKRVGSGLLIQTADFHVLTADALEVVTQLKPTPQQIEDLLFAWKVAQFVKSNAIVFCKDGMTMGVGAGQMSRLDSARIASIKAQHAGLSLQGTAVASDAFFPFRDGLDVVIDHGASCVIQPGGSMRDQEVIDAANERGVAMVFTRVRHFRH